In Salmo salar chromosome ssa14, Ssal_v3.1, whole genome shotgun sequence, the sequence GAAGATATAAAGGGAGGAGGCCACAACTATCGAAATGGACCTTTTATAAGCGTCATGTCCTTGAATCGAACTGTTTGGATTTTCATCAAAGATTCTCCTCAAAGATACAGCTTTCAATTTACACCAAACATTCCAAGAATCCAAATGGGACTGTAATAAGGATCAAAATATGTTTTGGAAGTGTTGTCACCCAAAAGTTAGATGAAGATATTAGAGAACAGATATAGTAATGTGTGCAGGCAAGCACCAAATGATTCTTGCTGGTAGGGTTACATTCTATCTCCGGTTCTAGCCTGCTGTTATCTCTATCAACAGGTACATGAAACTTTTTGTAACCACATGATTATTTCAGGACCCCTTTACAGGACAGAAACAATGTTTAATCCATCACTAAGTGTACCCAAGCGTTCACAAACGGTGAGCATACTGAAATTGAATCAATCATACATTGATCAAATCAGACCAGCAGTAGGATACGTACGAACAGCCCTGACAAAGGACCCAAAGTCCCAGACACACTGTTGGATCTGATATAGGACAAGGATGCCTTTGGTTAGGGAAAACGTGCCTAGTATTTATTTATCGCCAAGTCCTATTTCAACCATATCTACGTCATACACATGATAATCCAGGCCAAACTGTATATATGATCTGATATTTTACCTTGTCCACTGAACCAGTGAGACCTtcatgaggacacacacacacacacacacacacacacacacacacacacacacacacacacacacacacacacagccttcagaaTCACTGACGCTGATCGCACAGTCTGtgtcaatgacattcagaggTTGTCTGCAATCACTGAACTTGTCTCAAACATCCATGCAGCAATGTTAAACTACATTTCCCAGGGGTCAATGGGATTGTCGTGACTGTTCTGAGTATCCTTGCCGCAGGTCTCTTACCTTTTCACAGTGAGATGCCGGGTCCAGTCTGAGCTGGCAGATGgagtgtgtctctcgctctgcaGAGGCTGCCTGCCtcaattccacttcctggtatgATGACACATTAGAAGAATGATGCTCTGGGTTCATTTGCATAAAAGGAAGAGTTCCAGTTCCAAAAAagaaaaaaggctaattgatcttgGACGAGGTCCAACGAGCTACGAGGAatcccagagagagacagagtgtcagGCTGGTTGAACAGATGTTGCTGCTGGGTGGTCTGGTGGAACTAACCTGAGAGCAGCGTATACTGGCAGTGTCAACATTCATCATTGTTGTATGAGAATTTGAAGTTGCAGCTATAACCACTTACACAGGGTCAGTTATTGGTTCAACCCTCTAATGGTTTAGGTTAAAATTGGGGTTAGCGTAATCTTGTCCTAAATCTGTGGTTGTCAACCTTATGCTATAACCTCAGCTACCCTTTTTCCACAATGACATCCCAGGTGTATGTGGACTGGCTATAACATATTTCTAGGGTAACAATAAGCATTTCAGTCATGCACAGAAGGTTTAGTGAAAGATACACAGTAACCGCCTGTTGTTCTCAGAAAGTTCACCAGGCCAggtggtctctttctctctgttttggtTCTCTCCCCACACCttctcccccccccacacacacaaagaaagacAAGGCAGCTCTAAATGGGTCCTAATGTGTTTAGGCTGATAAGGCTGCAGCAGTAGAGAGCGAGAAGGTCCAGTTACACTGATGAGTCTCACCAGCAGGACTGATAAGGACATTACTTGGGTGAGGGCCCCACATAGACTAGAACAGACTAGAACATAcatttcatgtcatctgaccaaatccaagtgccaatgccattTATCAAAAttagtattacttgttaaacaaaatatttttctctgagcaattatattagtataaaataatttcCCCATGTACCACGGCCGTCTGTCTCCAGAGCCTGCTGCCTGAGACAGTGAGAAGTGTACCACGGCCGTCTGTCTCCAGAGCCTGCTGCCTGAGACAGTGAGAAGTGTACCACGGCCGTCTGTCTCCAGAGCCTGCTGCCTGAGACAGTGAGAAGTGTACCACGGCCGTCTGTCTCCAGAGCCTGCTGCCTGAGACAGTGAGAAGTGTACCACGGCCGTCTGTCTCCAGAGCCTGCTGCCTGAGACAGTGAGAAGTGTACCACGGCCGTCTGTCTCCAGAGCCTGCTGCCTGAGACAGTGAGAAGTGTACCACGGCCGTCTGTCTCCAGAGCCTGCTGCCTGAGACAGTGAGATGTGTACCACGGCCGTCTGTCTCCAGAGCCTGCTGCCTGAGACGGAattctctctccatttcctccTTCAGGACAGGGCTCCTGAGGGAGCAGAGCTATGATTGGCTTCTATGCTGTGCTAATAATTAAACCGTGTTGATTGGGTTATTAGGTGATTACTAATCAGCATAGCACCACTTAGCTGATagtgtcctgtgtggctcaggtggtagagcatggtgtttgcaacgccagggttgtgggttcaattcccacgggggaccagtacaggggaaaaaaaaaaaaaatgtatgaaatgtatgcattcactactgtaagttgctctggataagagcgtctgctaaattactaaaaagtAAATGTAGTATGTAATAGTTTCACATAATGGCTTTCAGCCCCTGCTTATTGCTCAACATCCAGTTTGAATACTTCAGAAATCCACTGTTCCTACCTACCTTCCTTTAATTGACTAACTACTGAGCTGACATGACTATACTGGTGCTACTGTAGCGCTTCACCTCTCCCATCGGGAATAATTTGTGAGAATTTTGTACGAGGAAGGGTGCATTTCTAAAGTATTGGAACAAGGCAGACGATTCCAGAAACCTCATATTTCaccattaaaaaacattttcacacagCAGAACATTCTAGAATCGTCCAGAAGAACTCCATTTTCTACTTACTTACTGTCATAGTATAGCACTATCATCAAAACTGCAGTATAGACCAGTTTTGGTGTTGTATTATTATTTTCCACTAACAAATTATTAACTTACAATAGAATAggtatataaaaatgtattgaactGAAATTCATTGTATGGGACATTTGAGGAAACTGAGTGAGAATGTTTGCCACTTTTGATAGTAGCCTACAAGAAATTAGAGAATACAAACATTTTGGAAAAATGCTGATAAATTGAGACTTTAATGTGAGAATCACAATATGAGCATTAAAAAAATGAGGAAAAGTTCAGAGATGCaataacatttttgttcagtTGTAGTTTCCCAAAATTCCCATTCCTGAAACCAAACAGAATGTAGTGCAacagaaaagtgcaaataaataattctaaaatcAGATGCATACACTCAGTTCTCTCTGTAAAATATTCTTCAGTTGGCTGTACAGTGACTGACCTGCTTGTTTATGTTCTTAAATATGAATACCTCTATGTACAAATATCTCTCTCCTTCGGCATGGAAGTCTGTACCACCACGgttgagaaaaaaaacaaaaaacaaacttTAAACACTTTCTCTTTTAAATATAAAATGTGTGTCCCCATCTTATGGCAAAAAGACATGACAATGTCTCAGTCAAGTCGCAGTCCACTGCAGTTCAAACGTGGATACTATTATACACCACAGCCTGTTCGGATCCTTCTCCAGTTTCATCTTCACTCTCTCCTTTTACAGAAGCATCGCAACAATACTGGTGCCGGCATCCACTCCAGTCCTCACACATGGGAAGGAATGATCGTGTGTTCAAAGTTCACAATAGAAAggggataaaataaaataaaaagaacgTCTCATAGTCCATATTGTGTTTATCGTTTCACCTCCAGAGTAGAGTCATCTCCCCAGCAGCTTCTCCCAGTGGGCCTTAAAGAGAGCACCGAGAGGGGCGGCCCTCCAGACTCTCCTGAGCCAGTGGTAGAGTGGGGGTGAAAGTCTGCCTGGGGTGGGGGTGAGGTGTTGGTTGTGTGCAGGAGGTGAGATCGAGGTGTGATGGAGATCTAGGAGTTGTTGGCAGCGTTCTCGTTACTGGGGGAGCtggaagaggatgaggaagaggaggaaggggagaagttCATTCCTGAAAGTCCCGGGGGGTCCGTGGCTGTGTTCTGTCCACTGAGGCTCTTTCTGCACACTGGACATGTGTCGtgctgagggagggagacagggtcaCAGAAACGAGGTTCAGCTTACAGCTTAGACAATGAGAAAGCATTAACATGCAAACCACTGCATTTAAAAGGAATTAAACTGAGGTGAAAAAGCACATACCTGTTCCAGCCATGGTACTATGCAGTCATTGTGAAACAGGTGATTGCACGGAAGTTGCCTCACAGTCTCCCCTACACTGTAGTCTTCCTTACACACAGAACATTCTAAACTGGAACCTGcaataaaatacaatattttgttgTGAACTATACCTTTAAAATTATTTTTGACCTCTGTGGTTGAGTGATCAGTCCCTCCAAAATTCCACTTGATTTTGCTGCGGCAATTCTGACATTTTGCATGGCAATATGCAATGATTTTGTCCAATTTGTCGTGAAAATGCACTGACATGGGGAAAAGTTTGATGACGTGTGGCTTGATTGAACCATATTATACAGTAGATGTGCAGTGATTGGTTGAAATTGCCAGCCCTCTTCCTGTAATGTGATAATATGCGATCATTTGACTTTTTTATGCGGAAATGGTGCTGTGATTGGTTAAATTTGCAAGCCCTTGCATAATATGCAAGGAATTGTTGCTTTTGCACCCCAAAAAAACGTGATCCCAGAATCCTGAAGGGGACTGTGAaaagttgttgttgttgactcaCCCACATGTTCCTCTGTGATCTGGATGCTGGGCAGGTTCTTtatcctctctctgtcagcaGGAGGAGGACCAGTGTTCTCAAACTGATTTAATAACTACAGAGGAGAAAGGGAAAGTTGTATCATTAGATTGTGCAAATGTGTCACCAGAATTTGTAATTGAATCCCTTGTGAAGTGTAGAGGATTTGGGTATACCTGGGTAATGATAGAATCAAGTCCATTTGCACCCCAAGCGTAGTCCATTGGATTTGAGTGTAGCATGCCCCTATCAAGAGAATTCCAAGAAATTACTAGAAACACACAGTAACTAGTACGTTTACAGACACAACATCAATTTTCCTGGTAATTATATAATATCACTGTGCATATACCATGGTCCCATTGCAATGTTCGGCATGGCTGTGGGTGCTATGATTCCATTCAATAGCTGCTGGATGATTCTGCAGAGGGACAATGAGAAATATCTCAGTCACTTAAGCATTTAACTGTAAGGTGAACCTGTAACCTGTTGtaatcggcgcatgtgacaaataacatttgatttgatttgacatcctGAATTATTCCTGAAGAAAATTGAGTCATGTCACTACACAAGTAGTGTATGAATTCCTTTCATAATTCCTTTTTCATCTCTTTCCTACAGGGCAAACAATGTTTCATAGGGCAAGCAAGCTGGAAAGTGTTCCTTACCCCTCTAATGTGGGCACTTCCTCGTGTCTCTGTCCTGGTCGCCGTGGCATGTGTCGTCCCTGTGGTTGCCGAGCGCTATACCGTTGCCGTGACGCCATCTCCCGTTCCCGCCGGTTCTCCGTCTCGCGGTTGTCTTCTGCTGGCAGCCCCGCTCGGAGGTCGAAATTCTCGTCAAAAATCCCCAGAGCAAACTGGCCGTATCCGGGCGGAAATGTAAACATGTGCTGGTGGTCCATACTCTTAGGAAGGACAAAGAGTGAAACATATACTGTCACTACCTTGCAGTCCAACCAAGGTGCATGAGTTCATGAGGACCAACTGTTGAGTTGAGGAACAAAGGAGTTCTGTGTCACTAACCTCAAAAGTCGGACGGTTCTGATCGCTGGTGGAGGCAGTGGATGTGGACCCATTTTCAGTGctggaaataaataaaatacaaaaaaatggcAGGTTCTCATCTTATCTTCAACTATGAACCAATGTGATAGAAATGAGCCTAAACACTGACAGCCTGTTTCCCAGAAACATATAGCATTGTCAATGGAGAAGTGCTGCTGAAAGGGCTTTAAACTCTGATAGACAGGCAGATGATACTGTAGGCTACCTTCTCTCCACTGATAGCTCTTCAATGAAGCCAGATTCACACCGCGGACATGTGTACTCCTGCAGGAAAGCAGAGATACATCTAATTTATAACATCATCATAATTGTCATCTGTCAGTCTCATACACTTTAATGTTTTAAATTTGATCTGAAGCGAAACAAAACAACAACCATGCCTATGTAGGCTATGTATGTACCTGGGAATTAAGATTGTTAGCTAGCTTCAACCAGATGTGGCTTGAATTCAAAATCAAACAAGTTAGCTATTGACCTCACACTTTGACCCGCTGTAGCTCCATTACCAGAGTTGATCATTTTAACAATAGCTGATGATCCATTCAATAATCCATTGCTATTGAGAGATCTTTGAGTACCATTAGCTCTTTGCAAAGGCTCTCCATGCAGGTAGATATCTGAAAGCTACTGCACTGTACAATTCAAGAAGCTTCCTATGAATGACCATACAACAACAGACTATTAAAGCAGGTTGTTGCAGCTATGGAAATGAGTTGGTGGTGTACATAGCCTAATGATTTTGTTTTTTGAAAGTCACACTTTGTGAGATCATAGCTTAATAAAGGGgtaatcagcagttgctacatccatttgtgGATGTATAAATGaattatatgtacccattgattcttgaagaatataacttataaatgcattatgagcttagttcaactgtcctaccccatcagaacccaaaatatatgcatatttaatccactgtttgtaaacaaagtaaatgtaaacaaacactatttaTCCTAAAAGCTTTGTTAAACTAAACTTTTGATATCATTAATGGTAATTTCTTGCATCTATAGCTTTGAATTTGAGAGTGGCTAAATTTCTCCAGACATGAAACAGTGGTGGAGagtcgctttgttattgtttcaaatgCTGATTTCCGCTTAAAGTTAGGTAGCTATCTACCTTTGGAGGTGCTATGGGGCCGATTTCCCTGTTGATCCGGCAAGCTGTCATATCATTAAAGGACAGACACGCTGTCACTGTAAGATATGGGTAACTCCTTAGCTAATCCAACAAGTCACATAGGATGTTTCGAGATCATGCCTAACAGGCAAACTACAAGCTATTTTGGTAGCTGGCTAGATTGCAAACGAAACTATAGCTGTCAAATTATTGGCAACGTGAACGTTCCACTAGCTacaagctaacgttagttagctgtCATGCTTCAGCCAGAGGAAATCGTGGATAAAATAATACAAACCCCACTTAGCTGGCCATG encodes:
- the LOC106569545 gene encoding E3 ubiquitin-protein ligase RNF126 isoform X2 yields the protein MNFVGCRYPYTFPLGCLIENRKMAEAPPRPCRFFCHRCSAEINPRLPEYTCPRCESGFIEELSVERSTENGSTSTASTSDQNRPTFESMDHQHMFTFPPGYGQFALGIFDENFDLRAGLPAEDNRETENRREREMASRQRYSARQPQGRHMPRRPGQRHEEVPTLEGIIQQLLNGIIAPTAMPNIAMGPWGMLHSNPMDYAWGANGLDSIITQLLNQFENTGPPPADRERIKNLPSIQITEEHVGSSLECSVCKEDYSVGETVRQLPCNHLFHNDCIVPWLEQHDTCPVCRKSLSGQNTATDPPGLSGMNFSPSSSSSSSSSSPSNENAANNS
- the LOC106569545 gene encoding E3 ubiquitin-protein ligase RNF126 isoform X1; its protein translation is MAEAPPRPCRFFCHRCSAEINPRLPEYTCPRCESGFIEELSVERSTENGSTSTASTSDQNRPTFESMDHQHMFTFPPGYGQFALGIFDENFDLRAGLPAEDNRETENRREREMASRQRYSARQPQGRHMPRRPGQRHEEVPTLEGIIQQLLNGIIAPTAMPNIAMGPWGMLHSNPMDYAWGANGLDSIITQLLNQFENTGPPPADRERIKNLPSIQITEEHVGSSLECSVCKEDYSVGETVRQLPCNHLFHNDCIVPWLEQHDTCPVCRKSLSGQNTATDPPGLSGMNFSPSSSSSSSSSSPSNENAANNS